One window of the Azospirillum sp. TSH100 genome contains the following:
- a CDS encoding amidohydrolase — translation MSGPSSSPTLILRNAKILTFDPARPRASAVALAGARILAVGGAEVAALATTATGAIDLGGATLIPGFNDAHAHMEREGLKRLRPSLAGARSVGDILERVRAVAAETPSGQWIVTMPIGTPPFFFDGAATLAEGRPPDRHELDQAAPNHPVYIPGLFGNWGKPPGHSALNSRALALNGITAASVPICAGVEILKDADGEPTGVIVEHNSRPTVEFDLLPAVPRFGFAERLEGVRLSQRLYNAQGTTSIYEGHGSAPQTISVYRRLWELGELTVRVGLVVSPSWADIAEARRAMRDWLAHARGAGLGDPWLRLSGVHIAYGGDPAVACCARDNLPDTGWSGFVEQALTPADFHEACFLAAEHDLRLHTIVSDRLHEVVPVLEAVNERHLLSGRRWVIEHIGRARLADLEALKRLDVLVTTIPTYFLWKGGAAYLEEPDGGDLVVPHAHLLRLGIPTAIATDNIPHDPFFTLWSVCNRRERTSDRVIGPDQRLDAETALRLFTVAGAALTFDEGWKGPLRPGFAADLAVLSEDPTAIDPDRLRDLRCRLTVVGGRIVHREGL, via the coding sequence ATGAGCGGACCGAGTTCTTCCCCCACCCTGATCCTGCGCAACGCCAAAATCCTCACCTTCGATCCGGCCCGGCCACGCGCCAGCGCGGTGGCGCTGGCCGGCGCCCGCATCCTCGCGGTCGGCGGGGCGGAGGTGGCGGCTCTCGCCACCACCGCCACCGGGGCGATCGACCTGGGTGGCGCGACGCTGATCCCCGGCTTCAACGACGCCCACGCCCATATGGAGCGCGAGGGGTTGAAGCGCCTGCGCCCCTCGCTGGCCGGTGCGCGCAGCGTCGGCGACATTCTGGAGCGGGTGCGGGCGGTGGCGGCGGAGACGCCGTCCGGCCAGTGGATCGTCACCATGCCGATCGGCACGCCACCCTTCTTCTTCGACGGTGCGGCGACGCTGGCCGAGGGGAGGCCGCCGGACCGGCACGAGCTGGACCAAGCCGCTCCGAACCATCCGGTCTACATCCCCGGCCTGTTCGGCAACTGGGGAAAGCCGCCGGGGCACAGCGCGCTGAACAGCCGGGCGCTGGCGCTGAACGGCATCACCGCGGCCAGCGTGCCGATCTGCGCCGGCGTCGAGATCCTGAAGGATGCCGACGGCGAGCCGACCGGCGTGATCGTCGAGCACAACAGCCGTCCGACCGTCGAGTTCGACCTGCTGCCGGCGGTTCCCCGCTTCGGCTTCGCCGAACGGCTGGAGGGCGTGCGGCTGTCCCAGCGGCTCTACAACGCCCAGGGCACCACCAGCATCTACGAGGGGCACGGCTCCGCGCCGCAGACCATCTCGGTCTACCGCCGCCTGTGGGAGCTGGGGGAGCTGACGGTGCGGGTCGGGCTGGTGGTCAGCCCGAGCTGGGCCGACATCGCCGAGGCGCGCCGCGCCATGCGCGACTGGCTGGCCCATGCGCGCGGCGCCGGGCTGGGCGATCCCTGGCTGAGGCTGTCGGGCGTCCACATCGCCTATGGCGGCGACCCGGCGGTCGCCTGCTGCGCCCGCGACAATCTGCCGGATACCGGCTGGTCGGGCTTCGTCGAGCAGGCACTGACCCCGGCCGACTTCCACGAGGCCTGCTTCCTGGCCGCCGAGCACGATCTGCGCCTGCACACCATCGTCAGTGACAGGCTGCACGAGGTGGTGCCGGTGCTGGAGGCCGTCAACGAACGCCATCTGCTGTCCGGACGCCGCTGGGTGATCGAGCATATCGGCCGCGCCCGGCTGGCCGACCTTGAGGCGCTGAAGCGGCTGGACGTGCTGGTGACGACGATCCCGACCTACTTCCTTTGGAAGGGCGGGGCCGCCTATCTGGAGGAGCCGGATGGCGGCGATCTGGTGGTGCCGCACGCCCACCTGCTGCGGCTGGGCATCCCGACCGCCATCGCCACCGACAACATCCCGCACGACCCCTTCTTCACCTTGTGGTCGGTCTGCAACCGGCGCGAACGCACCAGCGACCGGGTCATCGGACCTGATCAGCGGCTGGATGCCGAAACGGCGCTGCGGCTGTTCACCGTGGCCGGCGCCGCCCTGACCTTCGACGAGGGATGGAAGGGGCCGCTGCGTCCCGGCTTCGCCGCCGACCTCGCCGTGCTGTCGGAGGATCCCACCGCCATCGACCCGGATCGGTTGCGAGACCTGCGCTGCCGTTTGACGGTGGTCGGCGGACGGATCGTTCATCGCGAGGGGCTGTGA
- a CDS encoding O-acetylhomoserine aminocarboxypropyltransferase/cysteine synthase family protein: protein MIDRTPHFETLAVHGGAFRADPVTGSVAVPIHQTTSYQFQDTAHAERLFALQELGHIYTRVTNPTVEVLEQRLAVLEGGAAAVAVASGQAASFYSVLNLAQAGDNIVTSTDLYGGTWNLFANTLKQIGIEARFVDPADPENFRRATDDRTRAYYAETLPNPKLNVFPIREVADIGLELGVPLIVDNTAAPLTVRPFDHGAAVTIYSATKYIGGHGTTIGGVLIDGGTFPWEAHAARFPLLTQPDPSYHGAIWTEAAKPLGPIAYALRARVTLLRDIGAALSPQSAFQLIQGLETLPLRIRQHNANAGIVANYLKTHAKVTSVIFPGLQEGAARRRADTYLKGGYGGLVGFELAGGAEAGRRFIEALKLFYHVANIGDARSLAIHPATTTHSQLSAEDQLATGVTPGYVRLSVGIEHPDDIIADLEQALAEA, encoded by the coding sequence ATGATCGACCGTACGCCGCATTTCGAAACCCTGGCCGTCCATGGCGGCGCCTTCCGCGCCGATCCCGTCACCGGCTCCGTCGCCGTGCCGATCCACCAGACGACCTCCTACCAGTTCCAAGACACCGCCCATGCCGAGCGCCTCTTCGCGCTTCAGGAACTGGGCCACATCTACACCCGCGTCACCAACCCGACGGTCGAGGTGCTGGAACAGCGGCTCGCCGTGCTGGAAGGCGGCGCCGCGGCGGTTGCGGTCGCGTCCGGACAGGCGGCGTCCTTCTATTCGGTGCTGAATCTGGCGCAGGCCGGCGACAACATCGTCACCTCCACTGACCTCTATGGCGGAACCTGGAACCTGTTCGCCAACACGCTGAAGCAGATCGGCATCGAGGCGCGCTTCGTCGATCCGGCCGACCCGGAGAATTTCCGCCGCGCCACCGACGACCGCACCCGCGCCTATTATGCGGAGACGCTGCCGAACCCGAAGCTGAACGTCTTCCCGATCCGCGAGGTCGCCGACATCGGCCTGGAACTGGGCGTGCCGCTGATCGTCGACAACACCGCGGCCCCGTTGACCGTGCGGCCATTCGACCATGGCGCGGCGGTGACGATCTATTCGGCGACCAAATACATCGGCGGTCACGGCACCACCATCGGCGGCGTGCTGATCGACGGCGGCACCTTCCCGTGGGAGGCGCATGCCGCCCGCTTCCCGCTGCTGACCCAGCCCGACCCCAGCTATCACGGTGCGATCTGGACGGAGGCGGCCAAGCCGCTCGGCCCCATCGCCTATGCGTTGCGCGCCCGCGTCACCCTGCTGCGCGACATCGGCGCCGCGCTCAGCCCGCAATCGGCCTTCCAGCTGATCCAGGGGCTGGAGACGCTGCCGCTGCGCATCCGCCAGCACAACGCCAACGCCGGCATCGTCGCCAACTATCTGAAGACGCATGCGAAGGTGACGTCGGTCATCTTCCCCGGTTTGCAGGAGGGCGCGGCGCGGCGGCGCGCCGACACCTACCTGAAGGGCGGCTATGGCGGGTTGGTCGGCTTCGAGCTGGCCGGCGGGGCGGAGGCGGGGCGGCGCTTCATCGAGGCGCTGAAGCTGTTCTACCATGTCGCCAACATCGGCGACGCCCGGTCGCTGGCGATCCATCCCGCCACCACCACCCATTCCCAGCTGTCGGCGGAAGACCAGCTCGCCACCGGCGTGACCCCCGGCTATGTGCGCCTGTCGGTGGGCATCGAGCATCCCGACGACATCATTGCCGATCTGGAGCAGGCACTGGCCGAGGCGTAA
- a CDS encoding ABC transporter ATP-binding protein: MSGVMNGPLIDFDRVSQIYAARDGSPVWALSDVSLRVEAGEFVCLIGPSGCGKSTLIHLLAGFLKPTSGAVRFRGRPLDGPGPDRGVVFQEYALFAWMTARQNVEFGLRMQRVSASVRRRRALEALDRVGLRHAADRYPHELSGGMRQRVAVARALVVEPEVVLMDEPFAAVDAMTRTTLQEDLLRLWRETGVSVLFVTHNIDEAVFLAQRVVVMGAGPGVIREDLTVDLPYPRDRGSAEFGREYARIAAALARGSRNADRADGERRAA, translated from the coding sequence ATGAGCGGGGTCATGAACGGGCCGCTGATCGATTTCGACCGCGTGTCGCAGATCTATGCGGCGCGCGACGGCTCGCCGGTCTGGGCGCTCAGCGACGTGTCGCTGCGGGTGGAGGCCGGCGAGTTCGTCTGCCTGATCGGCCCGTCCGGCTGCGGCAAGTCCACGCTGATCCATCTGCTGGCCGGCTTCCTCAAGCCGACGTCCGGCGCCGTGCGTTTCCGCGGCCGGCCGCTGGACGGGCCGGGGCCGGACCGCGGCGTGGTGTTCCAGGAATATGCGCTGTTCGCCTGGATGACCGCGCGGCAGAACGTCGAGTTCGGCCTGCGCATGCAGCGGGTCTCCGCCTCCGTCCGGCGCCGCCGGGCGCTGGAGGCGCTCGACCGGGTCGGGCTGCGCCATGCCGCCGACCGCTATCCGCACGAGCTGTCCGGCGGCATGCGCCAGCGCGTCGCCGTCGCCCGCGCCCTGGTGGTGGAGCCGGAGGTGGTGCTGATGGACGAGCCCTTCGCCGCCGTCGACGCCATGACCCGCACCACCTTGCAGGAAGACCTTCTGCGGCTGTGGCGGGAAACCGGGGTGTCGGTGCTGTTCGTTACCCACAACATCGACGAGGCGGTGTTCCTCGCCCAGCGCGTCGTGGTGATGGGGGCCGGGCCGGGGGTGATCCGCGAGGATCTGACGGTCGATCTGCCCTATCCGCGCGACCGCGGATCGGCGGAGTTCGGCCGGGAATACGCCCGCATCGCCGCGGCGCTGGCCCGCGGCAGCCGGAATGCCGACCGGGCCGATGGCGAACGGAGGGCGGCGTGA
- a CDS encoding ABC transporter substrate-binding protein, protein MTVSDPSGIRLNRRRLLTGAALTAGALAAGPLWTGRAQAAAAKATLAYGSTGYTWAVPFVAEAAGTWAEAGFDLNTMEFESGRDSMQALLAGSADFSASTDTPVVFAVLQGLRPLILVNYSRYSRDMKIVVRKDGGIDPAKPASLKGRRIATRVGTSGQYMLAKYLEFAGLAPGDVEVVDLTPNNMTSALVRGDIDGFAWSSQSAALAERQSGGKTAVMTQDGLEKFFQSHQLLLTTEKVVKEKPELVAGAIRALQGAERRILADGGWADLISRRIHTPPKEILEATSEFTFKIAFDDRFVDDLVAEAEWAIAAGLAKRPAGDLRALFRGLIVDSPLKAVAPDRVTLS, encoded by the coding sequence ATGACCGTGTCCGATCCCTCCGGCATCCGCCTGAACCGCCGCCGCCTGCTGACGGGCGCAGCGCTCACCGCCGGAGCACTGGCCGCCGGGCCGCTGTGGACCGGCCGCGCGCAGGCCGCCGCGGCCAAGGCGACGCTGGCCTATGGCAGCACCGGCTACACCTGGGCGGTGCCCTTCGTCGCCGAGGCCGCCGGCACCTGGGCCGAGGCCGGCTTCGATCTGAACACCATGGAGTTCGAGAGCGGGCGCGATTCGATGCAGGCGCTGCTCGCCGGCTCGGCCGATTTCTCCGCCTCGACCGACACGCCGGTGGTGTTCGCGGTGCTTCAGGGGCTGCGGCCGCTGATCCTGGTGAATTACAGCCGCTATTCGCGCGACATGAAGATCGTCGTCCGCAAGGACGGCGGCATCGATCCGGCCAAGCCGGCCAGCCTGAAGGGGCGCAGGATCGCCACCCGCGTCGGCACCTCCGGGCAATATATGCTGGCGAAGTATCTGGAATTCGCCGGGCTGGCGCCGGGCGACGTCGAGGTGGTCGACCTCACCCCGAACAACATGACCTCCGCCCTGGTGCGCGGCGACATCGACGGCTTCGCCTGGAGCAGCCAGTCCGCCGCGTTGGCCGAGCGCCAGTCCGGCGGCAAGACGGCGGTGATGACCCAGGATGGGCTGGAGAAATTCTTCCAGAGCCATCAACTGCTGCTGACCACCGAAAAGGTGGTGAAGGAGAAGCCGGAGCTGGTGGCCGGCGCCATCCGGGCGTTGCAGGGGGCGGAACGCCGCATCCTGGCCGACGGCGGCTGGGCCGACCTGATCTCGCGCCGCATCCACACGCCGCCGAAGGAGATTCTGGAGGCGACCTCCGAGTTCACGTTCAAGATCGCCTTCGACGACCGCTTCGTCGACGATCTGGTGGCGGAGGCGGAATGGGCCATCGCCGCCGGCCTCGCCAAGCGTCCGGCGGGGGATCTGCGGGCGCTGTTCCGCGGCCTGATCGTCGATAGCCCGCTGAAGGCGGTCGCACCCGACCGGGTCACCCTGTCATGA
- a CDS encoding FAD/NAD(P)-binding protein — translation MPRSLRIVIVGAGVSGSGVAAALVRAGAAGGFSAEVELVDPRPSLGAGLTYEPGGDPRHRVNVPSIRMAAVTGGEGEEEDFHRWCLERGVLEADPAGWADGLHYPARSVFGRYLDDRLRPLFAAAGPVRVTHRRDRAIAARRIETPHGIGFAVELAGGRVLEADALVLCTGNPRPELPGVLAGLAGHRRVVVDPWAPGALDPLGRSDRVLIVGTGLTMGDVVSTLLGRGHHGPLTALSRHGLVPRSRPAGHADSWTDFTADPPAGIRDLLRRVRAAVADAGRQGRPWTDVLESLRLQNGTLWSALSIDERRRFQRHLRPWWDAHRFQAAPQVAHLVEAARAGGRLSVLAGRLVAASADDHPLGGGDGGGGLWIVHRPRGGETLVGRSYDALVNCTGAGHGASFRRNPVLAALAGQGLIRPDPLGMGVEVDMRHRALDAGGRPASNLFVVGPPTRGSLGEVVGASEIVPHALAVAEALASS, via the coding sequence ATGCCGCGCTCGTTGCGGATCGTCATCGTCGGTGCCGGCGTGTCGGGCAGCGGCGTCGCGGCCGCGCTGGTGCGAGCCGGTGCCGCCGGTGGCTTCTCCGCCGAGGTGGAGCTTGTGGACCCGCGGCCGTCGCTTGGTGCCGGGCTGACCTACGAGCCCGGGGGCGACCCGCGCCATCGGGTGAATGTTCCCTCCATCCGCATGGCGGCGGTGACCGGCGGGGAGGGTGAGGAGGAGGATTTCCATCGCTGGTGTCTGGAGCGCGGCGTGCTGGAGGCCGATCCGGCCGGCTGGGCGGACGGGCTGCATTATCCGGCGCGGTCGGTGTTCGGGCGGTATCTCGATGACAGGCTGCGCCCGCTGTTCGCCGCGGCCGGGCCGGTACGGGTGACTCACCGGCGCGACCGTGCCATCGCCGCCCGCCGGATCGAAACGCCACATGGAATAGGGTTCGCGGTGGAACTGGCCGGCGGCAGGGTGCTGGAGGCCGATGCGCTGGTGCTGTGCACCGGTAACCCAAGGCCCGAACTGCCGGGCGTGCTGGCCGGGCTGGCCGGGCACCGGCGGGTCGTCGTCGATCCATGGGCTCCGGGCGCGCTCGATCCCTTAGGCCGGAGCGACCGGGTGCTGATCGTCGGCACTGGACTGACCATGGGCGACGTGGTGTCGACGCTGCTCGGCCGCGGCCATCACGGGCCGCTGACCGCACTGTCCCGCCACGGGCTGGTGCCGCGGTCCCGCCCTGCCGGGCATGCCGACTCCTGGACCGACTTCACCGCCGATCCGCCTGCCGGGATCCGGGACCTGTTGCGGCGGGTGCGTGCGGCGGTCGCGGACGCCGGCAGGCAGGGGCGGCCCTGGACCGACGTGCTCGAAAGCCTGCGCCTTCAGAACGGTACCTTGTGGTCGGCCCTCTCCATCGACGAGCGGCGGCGGTTCCAGCGCCATCTGCGGCCCTGGTGGGACGCCCACCGCTTCCAGGCGGCTCCGCAGGTCGCCCATCTGGTGGAGGCCGCGCGGGCGGGTGGGCGTCTTTCGGTCCTGGCCGGACGGCTGGTCGCGGCGAGTGCCGACGATCATCCATTGGGTGGCGGCGACGGAGGTGGCGGTCTGTGGATCGTCCACCGGCCGCGCGGTGGCGAAACCCTGGTCGGGCGGAGTTACGATGCCCTGGTGAACTGCACCGGCGCCGGTCATGGGGCCTCGTTCAGGCGCAATCCGGTGCTGGCCGCCCTCGCCGGCCAAGGGCTGATCCGGCCCGATCCGCTCGGCATGGGGGTGGAGGTCGACATGCGGCACCGGGCGCTGGATGCCGGTGGCCGGCCGGCGTCAAACCTGTTTGTCGTCGGCCCGCCGACCCGAGGCAGCCTGGGCGAGGTGGTCGGTGCCTCGGAGATCGTTCCGCATGCGCTGGCGGTGGCGGAGGCTCTGGCGTCGTCGTGA
- a CDS encoding ferredoxin family protein has product MIELISPARCTGCNICVSVCPMDVFQPAGGGRADGAAPIIARQSDCQTCFLCEAHCPDDALYVAPDAETVTGIAEDAVAAAGLFGSYRRAIGWTAAHRENRSADQTFRLLAPH; this is encoded by the coding sequence ATGATCGAGCTGATCAGCCCGGCCCGCTGCACCGGCTGCAACATCTGCGTCTCCGTCTGCCCGATGGACGTGTTCCAGCCGGCCGGCGGCGGCCGGGCCGACGGGGCCGCCCCCATCATCGCCCGGCAGTCCGATTGCCAGACCTGCTTCCTGTGCGAAGCCCATTGCCCGGACGATGCCCTCTATGTCGCTCCCGATGCCGAAACGGTGACGGGCATCGCCGAGGACGCGGTTGCCGCCGCCGGCCTGTTCGGCAGCTACCGCCGCGCCATCGGCTGGACTGCCGCCCATCGCGAGAACCGTTCCGCCGACCAGACCTTCCGGCTGCTGGCGCCCCATTGA
- a CDS encoding ABC transporter permease has product MTATTDDAAGNGLSTSRHSAVEAPSKSAAFAEEFRRAHRRGLRRAAWLRALLNVTGILLFLAVWEAVPRLGTWVNPVLLPPPSAVFDTFVPMLLSGEIPANILASLRRAALGFAIATATGVTAGLLTARIGLLHHISEPILHGFRSVPSIALVPLSVLWFGIGEGSKVALVAWGSFFPIWITTFIGVRDVPAAYLRSAACLGAGRLATLLLVVLPAALPMILAGLRQGIAVSLILLVAAELSGAREGVAYMMSTGHQMFRVDIMLIGLVLLGTFGFIADRLFVALIRRLFPWYTTAS; this is encoded by the coding sequence GTGACGGCGACGACGGATGACGCGGCCGGCAACGGCCTCTCCACCTCCCGGCATTCTGCGGTGGAGGCGCCGTCCAAAAGCGCCGCCTTCGCTGAGGAGTTCCGCCGCGCCCATCGCCGCGGCCTGCGGCGGGCGGCCTGGCTGCGCGCTCTGCTGAACGTGACCGGCATTCTGCTGTTCCTGGCGGTCTGGGAGGCGGTGCCACGGCTGGGGACCTGGGTCAATCCGGTGCTGCTGCCGCCGCCGTCGGCGGTGTTCGACACGTTCGTCCCGATGCTGCTGTCCGGCGAGATCCCGGCCAATATCCTGGCCAGCCTGCGCCGGGCGGCGCTGGGCTTCGCCATCGCGACGGCGACCGGCGTGACGGCCGGGCTGCTGACCGCGCGCATCGGCCTGCTGCACCATATCAGCGAGCCGATCCTGCACGGCTTCCGCTCCGTCCCCTCCATCGCGCTGGTGCCGCTGTCGGTCCTGTGGTTCGGCATCGGCGAAGGCTCGAAGGTGGCGCTGGTCGCCTGGGGCAGCTTCTTCCCGATCTGGATCACCACCTTCATCGGCGTGCGCGACGTGCCGGCGGCCTATCTGCGCTCCGCCGCCTGCCTGGGCGCCGGGCGGCTGGCGACGCTGCTTCTGGTCGTGCTGCCGGCGGCCCTGCCGATGATCCTGGCGGGCTTGCGCCAGGGCATCGCCGTCTCGCTGATCCTGCTGGTCGCCGCCGAGCTGTCCGGTGCGCGGGAGGGGGTCGCCTACATGATGTCCACCGGCCACCAGATGTTCCGGGTCGACATCATGCTGATCGGGCTGGTGCTGCTCGGCACCTTCGGCTTCATCGCCGACCGCCTGTTCGTGGCGCTGATCCGCCGCCTGTTCCCCTGGTACACCACCGCCTCGTGA
- a CDS encoding FAD-binding protein: MANVPGAPVSSSAASLDLETDVLILGGGPAGTWAAITAATGGARTILADKGFCGTSGATAASGTTLWYVDPDPAKRAAARASREGLGGHLSDHGWMDRVLDRTHAAVGQLADWGYPFPRDADGRERRVSVQGPEYMRLMRRRVKQAGVTILDHCPALELLVDDGGAVAGAAGVRRQKGGSWTVRAKAVVIATGGCAFLSKALGCNVLTGDGLLMAAEAGADLSGMEFSNAYAIAPAFGSVTKTLLYQWASFTRADGEAISGAASKGGRSVIARVLATEPVYARLDRAEPELWAAMRQAQPNFFLPFDRAGIDPFTQRFPVTLRLEGTVRGTGGLRLVDGTCATAVPGLFAAGDAATRELICGGFTGGGSHNAAWAMSSGHWAGLGAADHARALGNGARTLRRAGGAGLQDRPRGGHGGVIDAGGLTRAVQAEVFPYDINYFRTEEGLAGSLGRLDRLWAAAAGAMPASADSVLRVREAAAMLATARWMYRSALARTESRGMHRRIDHAALDPAQRHLLTVGGLDEVHVSTRPAPVRADPVRLEPTEAGRELAA, translated from the coding sequence ATGGCCAACGTGCCCGGCGCTCCTGTCAGTTCATCCGCCGCGTCCCTCGACCTTGAGACCGACGTCCTGATACTGGGGGGCGGTCCCGCCGGCACCTGGGCCGCCATCACCGCTGCCACCGGCGGTGCCCGCACCATTCTGGCCGACAAGGGATTCTGCGGTACGTCCGGCGCCACTGCGGCGTCGGGAACCACGCTGTGGTATGTCGATCCCGATCCGGCCAAGCGCGCGGCGGCCAGGGCATCGCGCGAGGGGCTGGGCGGGCATCTGTCCGATCATGGCTGGATGGACCGGGTGCTCGACCGCACCCATGCGGCGGTCGGCCAGCTCGCCGACTGGGGCTATCCCTTTCCACGCGATGCGGACGGGCGTGAACGCCGGGTTTCGGTGCAGGGGCCGGAATATATGCGGCTGATGCGCCGCCGGGTGAAACAGGCCGGGGTGACGATCCTCGACCATTGCCCGGCGCTGGAACTGCTGGTGGATGACGGCGGTGCCGTGGCGGGAGCGGCTGGCGTGCGGCGCCAGAAGGGTGGAAGCTGGACGGTCCGCGCCAAGGCGGTGGTCATCGCCACCGGCGGCTGCGCCTTTCTTAGCAAGGCGCTGGGCTGCAACGTGCTGACCGGCGACGGCCTGCTGATGGCGGCGGAGGCCGGGGCCGATCTGTCGGGGATGGAGTTCTCCAACGCCTACGCCATCGCTCCGGCCTTCGGCTCGGTGACCAAGACGCTGCTCTACCAATGGGCCAGCTTCACCCGTGCCGACGGCGAAGCCATTTCGGGGGCGGCCTCCAAGGGCGGCCGGTCGGTCATTGCGCGGGTGCTGGCAACCGAACCGGTCTATGCCCGGCTCGACCGCGCAGAACCGGAACTGTGGGCGGCGATGCGCCAGGCCCAGCCGAACTTCTTCCTGCCCTTCGACCGCGCCGGCATCGACCCCTTCACCCAGCGCTTCCCGGTGACCCTGCGGCTGGAGGGCACCGTGCGCGGCACCGGCGGCCTGCGGCTGGTGGACGGGACCTGCGCCACCGCGGTCCCCGGCCTGTTCGCCGCCGGTGACGCCGCGACGCGCGAACTGATCTGCGGCGGCTTCACCGGCGGCGGCAGCCACAACGCCGCCTGGGCGATGTCGAGCGGTCATTGGGCGGGTCTCGGGGCGGCCGACCATGCCCGCGCCTTGGGGAATGGAGCCCGCACCCTGCGGCGGGCGGGCGGCGCCGGATTGCAGGACAGGCCGCGGGGCGGACATGGCGGGGTGATCGATGCCGGAGGCCTGACCCGCGCCGTCCAGGCCGAGGTGTTTCCCTACGACATCAACTATTTCCGCACCGAGGAGGGGCTGGCCGGCTCCCTCGGCCGGCTGGACCGGCTGTGGGCCGCTGCCGCCGGGGCGATGCCGGCCTCCGCCGACAGCGTCCTGCGCGTGCGGGAGGCGGCGGCGATGCTGGCGACCGCCCGCTGGATGTACCGCTCTGCGCTGGCCCGCACCGAATCGCGCGGCATGCATCGCCGCATCGACCATGCCGCCCTCGACCCAGCCCAGCGGCATCTGCTGACGGTCGGCGGCCTGGACGAGGTGCATGTCTCGACCCGCCCGGCGCCGGTCCGCGCGGATCCGGTCCGCCTGGAGCCGACCGAGGCCGGCCGGGAGTTGGCCGCATGA